The proteins below are encoded in one region of Chloroflexota bacterium:
- a CDS encoding NrdH-redoxin has translation MSQKIIVYATAWCPDCHRAKRVLDKANADYEWINISNDDKARAQVEKLNNGNRSVPTIIFPDGDVLVEPSNTVLNQKLETLA, from the coding sequence ATGAGCCAAAAAATCATCGTCTACGCAACAGCGTGGTGTCCAGACTGCCATCGAGCGAAACGCGTGCTCGACAAAGCAAACGCTGACTACGAATGGATCAACATTAGTAACGACGACAAGGCACGCGCCCAGGTTGAAAAACTCAACAATGGCAATCGCAGTGTGCCAACCATTATCTTCCCCGATGGCGATGTTCTCGTTGAACCCTCCAACACAGTTTTAAATCAGAAACTCGAAACGCTAGCCTGA
- a CDS encoding response regulator → MKTAWYVEDDGEMIQAIRLMLRLLDYETRSFFDCKRAAKTLLAGEKPDIILLDINMPIVTGIDLLKYIRSRADLDALPVIMLSSEVTDTVINEAVGLGADAYLFKPVTIDELEDKIAQAIQSRNQFIERKSKNG, encoded by the coding sequence ATGAAAACTGCATGGTATGTCGAAGACGATGGGGAAATGATCCAGGCCATTCGTTTGATGCTGCGCCTGCTGGATTATGAAACGCGCTCCTTTTTCGATTGCAAACGGGCTGCCAAAACGCTGCTGGCCGGAGAAAAACCCGATATTATCCTTTTAGATATTAACATGCCCATTGTTACCGGCATCGATTTACTCAAATATATCCGCAGCCGCGCCGATTTAGATGCGCTTCCGGTGATTATGCTCTCCTCTGAAGTCACCGATACGGTGATTAATGAGGCGGTTGGGTTGGGCGCGGATGCATACCTATTTAAACCAGTGACCATTGACGAATTAGAGGATAAAATAGCACAGGCTATACAAAGCCGTAATCAATTTATAGAAAGGAAATCAAAAAATGGCTAA
- the uvrC gene encoding excinuclease ABC subunit UvrC, protein MQISDQLQGILDTLPTKTGCYLMKNEAGKVVYVGKAVNLRSRVRSYFNSGGQDHPRTRQLVHKIRDIEWIVVGSELEALILEMNLIKKHKPFYNVRLKDDKRYPYIKLHWGEDYPKVTVTRRVVEDGAQYFGPYTGVWAVHQTLDVLRRIFPYLTCNREITGEDTRACLYYDIKLCVGPCIGAISKDEYRAMIGSLGEFLRGRTDGIVNRLRGDMQTAANELRFEQAAALRDQIDAIQHIVARQKIVLSSDYEDTDVIALARSEREACVQVFFIRNGRLIGREYFLMEGTDDTPDANIMGEFVKQFYDQSPSIPPQVLLPHEVEETKIIHQWLENRRSGKKVKIKIPKRGQKRELVQMAAENAAETLKALKTQWESDEHRQTQALAELHEALNLPKAPARIECYDISNTQGTAMVGSMVVFEQGVPNKQHYRRFNIKNVVGPDDFASMEEVLMRRFRRWQAAEELKQDDSPGAKKPDASFSALPDLLIVDGGKGQLSRAVKVLDEFGLVDVVPVVGLAKREEELFTPGEPRPILLSRKSEGLYLVQRIRDEAHRFAITAHRKQRSRLGITSQLDTIPGIGPARRKALMQHFGSINAIRQASEKELAAAPKMNVNAAAAVKAHLQ, encoded by the coding sequence ATGCAAATCTCCGATCAACTTCAGGGCATATTAGACACCCTGCCCACCAAAACCGGCTGCTATCTGATGAAAAACGAAGCCGGAAAAGTCGTCTACGTGGGCAAGGCCGTCAATCTGCGCAGCCGCGTGCGCTCGTACTTCAACAGCGGGGGGCAAGATCATCCGCGCACGCGCCAATTGGTGCATAAGATCCGCGACATCGAATGGATCGTAGTCGGCTCCGAATTGGAAGCCCTGATCCTGGAGATGAACCTGATCAAAAAGCACAAGCCCTTCTATAACGTGCGCCTGAAGGATGATAAACGCTATCCCTACATCAAACTCCATTGGGGGGAAGATTACCCTAAAGTCACCGTTACCCGCCGCGTAGTCGAAGACGGGGCGCAATACTTCGGGCCGTATACCGGCGTATGGGCGGTGCATCAAACTTTGGATGTGCTGCGGCGCATCTTCCCTTACCTCACCTGCAACCGCGAAATCACCGGCGAAGATACGCGCGCCTGCCTATACTACGACATCAAGCTCTGCGTCGGGCCGTGCATTGGGGCCATCAGCAAAGACGAATACCGCGCCATGATCGGCAGTTTGGGCGAATTTTTGCGCGGGCGCACCGACGGCATTGTCAATCGGTTGCGTGGTGATATGCAGACCGCGGCCAACGAGCTACGCTTCGAGCAAGCCGCTGCGCTACGCGACCAGATCGACGCCATCCAGCATATCGTTGCCCGGCAAAAAATTGTGCTATCATCAGATTACGAAGATACCGATGTGATCGCCCTGGCGCGCTCCGAGCGTGAAGCCTGCGTGCAGGTTTTCTTCATCCGCAACGGCAGGCTCATCGGGCGTGAGTACTTCCTCATGGAAGGCACCGACGATACCCCCGACGCCAACATAATGGGCGAATTTGTCAAACAATTCTACGACCAAAGCCCCAGCATTCCGCCCCAGGTATTGCTACCCCACGAAGTCGAAGAAACCAAAATTATCCACCAATGGCTGGAAAACCGACGTTCGGGCAAAAAAGTAAAAATCAAAATTCCCAAGCGCGGCCAAAAGCGCGAACTGGTGCAAATGGCCGCTGAGAACGCCGCCGAAACGCTCAAGGCACTCAAAACCCAATGGGAAAGCGACGAACACCGCCAAACTCAGGCGCTGGCTGAACTGCATGAAGCCCTCAATCTGCCCAAAGCGCCCGCCCGCATCGAGTGTTACGATATTTCCAACACACAAGGCACAGCCATGGTCGGCAGCATGGTCGTTTTCGAACAGGGCGTGCCCAACAAACAGCACTACCGCCGCTTCAACATCAAAAATGTGGTCGGCCCCGACGATTTCGCCAGCATGGAAGAAGTACTCATGCGCCGCTTCCGCCGCTGGCAGGCCGCCGAAGAGTTGAAGCAGGATGACAGCCCCGGAGCCAAGAAACCCGATGCGTCTTTTTCCGCTCTGCCCGATTTGTTGATTGTGGATGGTGGCAAAGGACAGTTGAGTCGTGCCGTCAAGGTGTTGGATGAATTTGGGCTGGTTGATGTGGTGCCTGTGGTGGGGTTGGCAAAACGTGAGGAAGAGTTATTTACCCCCGGAGAGCCGCGCCCTATTTTGCTCTCCCGCAAATCCGAGGGACTCTATCTCGTGCAGCGCATCCGCGACGAAGCGCACCGTTTCGCTATCACGGCTCACCGCAAGCAGCGCTCCCGCTTGGGGATCACATCCCAACTCGACACCATCCCCGGCATTGGCCCGGCACGCCGCAAAGCCTTGATGCAACACTTCGGCTCCATCAACGCCATCCGCCAGGCCTCCGAAAAAGAACTCGCTGCCGCACCCAAAATGAACGTCAACGCCGCTGCCGCCGTCAAAGCGCATTTACAGTAG
- a CDS encoding MFS transporter — MLGFSIVWLGQIISVLASMMTNFGMTLWMYKQTESATAMGLMQVAFITPFLLLSPIAGAMVDRYNRKLMMMLSDLGAVLSTAGILILYSTGHLEFWHLYVAAVVNGLGNTFQWPAYSAAITTMVPKEQYGRANGMMSMVEAGPGVLAPMLAGAVLALSLDGPFDSFALIMLIDLVTFFFAIGALLLVYIPQPKQTTEGEKASGSLWQEGLYGFKYIFERPSLLGLQIIFFFGNLFSGIGFTVFAPMILARTGQDSLIFGSVQTAGAVGGILGAVIISAWGGFKRRVHGVLLGWMMSGILFALMGLDAGPTLWIVVMGVAALFFPLINTSNQAIWQSKVSPDLQGRVFSARRLIAWFAQPISPIIGGTLADFVMEPAMQSSSGLAAVFGPLFGTGPGAGMGVLIAFVGLAAALGGLMGYFIPYIRNAEDILPDHDEG; from the coding sequence ATGCTAGGCTTCAGCATTGTCTGGCTGGGACAGATTATCTCGGTGTTAGCCTCAATGATGACCAACTTCGGTATGACATTGTGGATGTATAAACAAACCGAGAGCGCCACGGCAATGGGGTTGATGCAGGTGGCATTTATCACACCGTTTCTACTACTTTCGCCCATCGCTGGGGCGATGGTGGATCGCTACAACCGCAAGCTGATGATGATGCTCAGCGATTTGGGCGCGGTACTCTCCACAGCAGGCATTTTGATTCTCTATTCTACGGGACATTTGGAATTCTGGCATCTCTATGTTGCCGCGGTTGTCAATGGCCTCGGGAATACCTTCCAATGGCCTGCCTATTCTGCGGCTATCACCACGATGGTTCCCAAAGAGCAATACGGGCGCGCCAACGGCATGATGTCCATGGTTGAAGCCGGGCCGGGCGTGTTGGCTCCCATGCTGGCTGGCGCGGTTTTGGCGCTCAGTTTGGATGGCCCCTTTGATAGCTTCGCACTGATTATGCTGATTGACCTGGTTACGTTTTTCTTTGCCATTGGGGCGCTGCTCCTGGTCTACATTCCGCAGCCCAAACAGACCACCGAAGGCGAAAAAGCCTCCGGCAGTCTCTGGCAAGAAGGATTGTACGGCTTCAAATACATCTTTGAGCGCCCCAGCCTGCTCGGTTTGCAGATCATCTTTTTCTTCGGCAATCTGTTTAGCGGCATTGGCTTTACCGTTTTTGCGCCTATGATTCTGGCGCGCACCGGACAAGACAGCCTCATCTTCGGCTCGGTGCAAACTGCCGGGGCCGTGGGTGGTATTTTAGGGGCGGTCATCATCAGCGCCTGGGGCGGATTCAAGCGCCGCGTGCATGGTGTACTTTTGGGCTGGATGATGAGCGGTATTTTATTCGCCTTGATGGGCCTGGATGCCGGGCCAACGCTGTGGATTGTTGTGATGGGCGTAGCCGCGCTCTTCTTCCCGCTCATCAACACATCCAATCAGGCCATCTGGCAAAGCAAAGTTTCCCCCGACTTGCAGGGGCGCGTTTTCTCGGCGCGGCGGTTGATTGCCTGGTTTGCACAGCCGATCTCGCCCATCATCGGCGGCACGCTGGCCGACTTCGTTATGGAACCGGCCATGCAATCTTCCAGCGGGTTAGCCGCGGTTTTTGGTCCGCTTTTCGGCACCGGCCCCGGCGCAGGCATGGGGGTGTTAATCGCGTTTGTGGGTCTGGCTGCCGCGCTGGGGGGCCTGATGGGGTATTTCATCCCTTATATCCGCAACGCCGAAGACATCCTTCCCGACCACGACGAAGGATAA